DNA sequence from the Danio aesculapii unplaced genomic scaffold, fDanAes4.1, whole genome shotgun sequence genome:
tctaactaaTATTAACGGTCTTATTATGTTTTGTACCTGCTGGGTGTATGCAagtaaatttgtgtgtgtgtgtgtgtgtgtgtgtatatacataataaCTTTGAGGTCCTCTTTTAATTTAGCTGTGTGTTCCACAGCAGAAAGAAATTCATTCAAGTTTGAAGAGACACAATGCTGAATGTGTTGACAGATTATTCTTATTTTTGGatgaatatacaatatataacttAAGATGCCCGCAGCTATCAACTCACACCTCTTTCTTCACTGTTGACACTCACAGTAGATATGTCTGATTGGTCACTGCTGTGACGTGAGGGCCGTGATTGGTTGATGGTCCCCTGTTGAGAGACAAATGCGGCCTGCAAAGGCAAACTGGGGGACTAAAATGAACGGTGCGTCTGAATAATACGGAGGTCTTGGAAATCCAGGACCATAGTAATAAGGAGTAAGCGATAAGCGTCCTTCTATGGACAGTGGGCTTCATGTGGTCATACCTGGATGGGGACAGATATGGAAGGTTATGGAATCCGTAGCCTGCCCTGTTTGTCCACTGGTGAACTGTGGAGTGTCTGCATTTGGAAAAGTGCTTTATCATTGCTGTTCAATGGCGAATGGCGTTCTGAAATGCTCTCCACTGACTGACTGCGGGGTAAAACTGGAGTCACAGGAGAGTGTGACGCGCTGCGCTGAAACGTGGGAGTCATTCGGGGAGAGTGGCTGGAGCTGCCAGGGGACAGAGAGCCTAAAAAAGAGAGCCAAGAATGACTAAAAAATGTAACGTTGTTTAGAAATAATGTACTCTTGCAATTTCAGAGAAGAACATACCACTGCTGCTAGATATTGTTTTCCCAGTGAAGCTGCGAGTGCCTTTTCCACGCAGCACATCAGACAccttcagacaaaacaaaataaacactagCTTAGCAGGGTTCAAAATTATGATCTCTTCTCTGTATTTCAAAATACACTTTTGCACCCTTAAAAGGGTTCTATGGTATTGGGATGGCATTTGAACATTTCAAATTAGAGCAAATATTATGAAGGACACTTCTTGAGGGTCAGTTACAGGAATCGTTGCCTGAAAATCTAAAATTCTGTCATCcattactcaccctttacttattccaaacctgtttgagtttcttcttttggtgatcacaaaagaagatgttttgaagaaagctggaaacctgtaacattgACCTCCATATTTCATTTTCCTACTGTGGGATGTTGAtggcaggttttcagctttcttcaaaatatcatcttagtattcaatagaataaagaaacacataaaggtttgcaaccacttgagagtgaataaatagtgagtaaacataCATGGGGTATACGCAAcagagacttttaattttcagccagccagcctgaTGGCTTCCGGTCTTCACATTACTaaatcgccacgtttaagatctgtttcTTTGAAAAgaagtgatcttcactgcctgatagattaTTCCCCTCTGCCATctcattaaaaatatgaaaatttgtTTAACCTCAGTATTTTGAGTTtatcatctcgttttatgcttgaacaactaaatgaatacttaagtttatttaactgattgtatttgaaatacatgacgatgtcgatgctgtaaaaggaaccttataaacttaaaatagtcacattaagctttcaccggaaggctgaaaaacactaaC
Encoded proteins:
- the LOC130220127 gene encoding B-cell lymphoma 3 protein-like; translation: MSLCVFQRGCDVNAQSYSGNTALHSACGRGHIELVRVLLKNGADSSLKNNHNDTAIMVAKNKKVSDVLRGKGTRSFTGKTISSSSGSLSPGSSSHSPRMTPTFQRSASHSPVTPVLPRSQSVESISERHSPLNSNDKALFQMQTLHSSPVDKQGRLRIP